One segment of Neobacillus endophyticus DNA contains the following:
- a CDS encoding cell division protein FtsQ/DivIB, translating to MENGKIVALEDRIPKLKEQRRKKANRRLVILLVLFFIMVLVVAYTQSPLSHVQTITVKGNEIYSEGEIIQQTGITSQTNIWKVNKTALSAKLEKLPEIKSAAVTIQWPNDISIQIKEHKKVAYLKQGNYFLPIMENGKILKNIKMDKIPLNTPILFDFKESDALNEMVKGLKSLPSEIINSISEIHYSPKKTDPNHISLFMNDGFEVSATLSDFSEKMVHYPSIISQLDPNKKGIIDLEVGSYFKAFEPGSEGKND from the coding sequence ATGGAAAATGGTAAAATTGTAGCGCTTGAAGACCGTATTCCAAAGCTAAAGGAGCAAAGGCGGAAAAAAGCTAACAGACGTCTTGTGATCCTGCTTGTGTTATTTTTTATTATGGTTTTGGTTGTTGCATACACACAATCACCTTTAAGTCATGTTCAAACCATAACTGTTAAAGGGAATGAAATATATTCTGAAGGTGAGATTATCCAGCAAACGGGTATTACTAGCCAAACAAATATTTGGAAAGTAAATAAGACTGCACTTTCAGCCAAATTGGAGAAGTTGCCGGAAATTAAATCTGCTGCTGTTACAATTCAATGGCCTAACGATATCTCAATTCAAATAAAAGAACATAAAAAAGTTGCCTATCTGAAACAAGGAAATTATTTCTTGCCAATAATGGAAAACGGGAAAATCTTAAAAAATATAAAAATGGATAAAATTCCTTTGAATACTCCTATTTTATTTGATTTTAAAGAAAGTGATGCCCTGAACGAGATGGTAAAAGGGTTAAAAAGCCTTCCAAGTGAAATTATAAACTCCATTTCCGAAATTCACTATTCTCCGAAAAAAACCGATCCGAATCATATTTCCCTATTTATGAATGATGGCTTCGAGGTAAGTGCAACATTAAGTGATTTTTCAGAAAAGATGGTACATTACCCTTCAATCATCAGTCAATTAGATCCCAATAAAAAGGGAATTATCGACTTAGAGGTAGGTTCGTATTTTAAAGCTTTTGAACCTGGAAGCGAGGGGAAAAATGATTAA
- a CDS encoding DUF881 domain-containing protein, which yields MINLRVKANHWILFVVCLVLGFLIAFSYHTTQMANHKNKSNITDKQYEETLTLRNELITQEETNRELQKELNQKQSKVLKNEQELAKETQVFQNLAEDAEKYRMFLGKVKVKGKGVKITLSDGAYDPSVVNVNNYLVHEQHVFSVVNELYISGAAAIAVNGQRLTNRSYIVCNGPVITVDGVPHPAPFVITAIGDPDVLSAAINLTGGVKDQLVNDNIVFSIEKEDEIVLNPLLGN from the coding sequence ATGATTAATTTAAGGGTAAAGGCAAACCATTGGATTTTATTTGTGGTTTGCCTTGTGCTTGGTTTTTTAATTGCTTTTTCCTATCATACAACACAAATGGCAAATCATAAAAATAAGTCCAATATTACAGACAAACAATACGAGGAAACACTTACCTTAAGAAATGAGTTAATAACTCAGGAGGAAACAAACCGAGAACTGCAAAAAGAATTAAATCAGAAGCAGTCAAAGGTTTTAAAAAATGAACAGGAGCTTGCAAAAGAGACGCAGGTATTTCAAAATTTGGCAGAAGATGCTGAGAAGTACCGCATGTTTTTGGGGAAAGTGAAGGTAAAAGGAAAAGGTGTAAAAATCACTTTATCCGATGGAGCGTATGATCCAAGTGTAGTAAATGTTAATAATTACCTTGTTCATGAACAACATGTGTTTAGTGTAGTCAATGAACTCTACATATCTGGAGCTGCAGCAATTGCGGTTAATGGTCAAAGGTTAACAAACCGTTCGTATATTGTTTGTAATGGACCTGTTATAACAGTGGATGGTGTCCCTCATCCCGCCCCATTTGTGATTACAGCTATTGGAGATCCAGACGTGCTCTCAGCTGCCATAAACCTGACTGGCGGAGTGAAAGATCAACTGGTCAACGATAATATTGTTTTTTCTATAGAAAAAGAAGATGAAATTGTGTTAAACCCGCTTTTGGGAAACTAA
- a CDS encoding DUF881 domain-containing protein codes for MDRKRLNISLTLVAAVVGFMLAVQFQTVKKPAERDTRDIWQLREALLKEKELQSNILSEIRSNEDKLSAYESKRKQSKEQALKDTIEELKKEAGLTEITGPGITLQIEPVLEDIKPGQPVSKVISPELLKRLVNELNMDEAKYVAIDGQRIINTTVIRDINKETKIDGHAISSLPIEVKAAVDDMNTAEKLYNRMKVSKAKDEFFMEDLRLNISSPIPNMTVPAYNNFIRIRYMEPIKEGGGS; via the coding sequence GTGGACAGGAAAAGATTAAATATTAGTCTAACATTGGTTGCTGCGGTAGTCGGATTTATGCTGGCTGTTCAATTTCAAACCGTTAAAAAACCGGCAGAACGCGACACCCGCGATATTTGGCAGCTTCGTGAGGCCCTGCTAAAGGAAAAAGAATTGCAATCTAATATTTTATCAGAAATCCGTTCCAATGAAGATAAATTGTCAGCCTACGAATCGAAACGAAAACAAAGCAAGGAACAAGCATTGAAGGACACGATTGAGGAGTTAAAAAAGGAAGCAGGTTTAACAGAGATTACCGGGCCAGGCATTACATTACAAATTGAACCTGTTCTGGAGGATATTAAACCTGGTCAACCTGTTTCGAAAGTGATTTCACCAGAGCTATTAAAAAGATTAGTGAACGAATTGAATATGGATGAAGCGAAATATGTAGCAATAGACGGCCAAAGAATCATAAATACTACTGTTATTCGGGATATAAATAAAGAAACAAAAATTGACGGCCACGCGATCAGTAGTTTGCCAATTGAAGTAAAAGCGGCTGTTGATGATATGAATACGGCAGAAAAATTATATAACCGGATGAAAGTTTCAAAGGCAAAGGACGAATTCTTTATGGAAGATCTAAGACTTAACATTTCATCTCCAATCCCAAATATGACAGTTCCTGCCTATAATAATTTTATTCGTATTCGGTACATGGAACCTATAAAAGAAGGAGGAGGTTCTTAA
- a CDS encoding small basic family protein, which translates to MWLPFIGLIFGIVLGLFTEIRIPEEYTNYLSIAVLAAFDTLFGGIRAYLQNIYDEKVFVSGFFFNIILAASLAFLGVHLGVDLYLAAVFAFGVRLFQNIAVIRRILLTKWSSNREKIEKN; encoded by the coding sequence ATGTGGCTCCCATTTATAGGCCTGATCTTTGGAATCGTTCTTGGATTGTTTACAGAAATTCGCATCCCAGAAGAATATACCAATTATTTGTCGATTGCTGTATTAGCTGCATTTGATACATTGTTTGGGGGAATCAGAGCATACTTGCAAAATATTTATGATGAAAAAGTCTTTGTTTCCGGATTCTTTTTTAATATAATACTAGCTGCAAGTTTAGCTTTTCTCGGTGTTCATCTTGGTGTAGACTTGTACTTAGCAGCAGTTTTCGCGTTTGGGGTCAGATTGTTTCAAAATATTGCAGTCATTAGACGAATTTTATTGACAAAATGGTCTTCAAACAGAGAAAAAATAGAAAAAAATTGA
- the ftsA gene encoding cell division protein FtsA encodes MNSNEIYVSLDIGTSSVKVIIGEMVNDSGKGSLNIIGVGNVKSEGLRKGSIVDMDDTVHSIKRAIEQAERMVGMEIHKVVVGIPGHNIMLQPCHGIVAVSGQNREITNEDVMRVIEASYAGSIPPERVNMCVIQRQFILDGKDEINDPRGMIGVRLEMEGTLVTGSNSVVANIIRCVERAGLSYSDTILQPLAAGDFALSKDEKNLGVALLDIGGGSTTIAVYEEGFLKATSVIPVGGDLITNDLSKVLHTSTEDAEAIKIKHGHAFYDQASEDEFFSVPIIGSDQHQQFNQLYVSEIIEARMEEIFELIAKELKRLGVTDLPGGFVLTGGTAKMQGVLELAQDIFNNPVRIAVPDYIGVREPQYTTAVGLIKYAYKNARLPGGFVSSTSTTISEPIEKKVPKQQQPKAKVEKHPEEKMSSKVKKFLGYFFE; translated from the coding sequence ATGAACAGCAATGAAATATATGTTAGCCTTGACATCGGTACATCCAGTGTAAAAGTTATCATTGGCGAAATGGTAAATGACTCGGGAAAAGGCTCGTTAAATATAATTGGTGTTGGCAATGTGAAATCTGAGGGACTCAGAAAAGGGTCCATTGTCGACATGGATGACACCGTTCATTCTATTAAGAGGGCAATTGAACAAGCAGAAAGAATGGTAGGAATGGAGATTCATAAAGTGGTTGTCGGGATACCGGGCCATAATATTATGCTCCAGCCATGTCACGGGATTGTTGCAGTTTCCGGACAAAACCGTGAGATAACTAATGAAGACGTCATGCGTGTGATTGAAGCATCTTATGCAGGATCCATCCCTCCTGAAAGGGTGAATATGTGTGTGATTCAGAGACAATTCATTTTGGACGGGAAAGATGAAATCAATGACCCACGCGGTATGATTGGTGTTCGCTTGGAAATGGAAGGTACACTGGTTACTGGTTCTAATTCAGTTGTCGCCAACATTATTCGCTGTGTTGAACGTGCGGGACTTAGTTATTCGGATACTATTCTTCAGCCGCTTGCAGCAGGAGATTTTGCCTTATCAAAGGATGAAAAGAATCTCGGGGTTGCATTGCTGGATATCGGCGGCGGTTCGACTACAATAGCTGTTTATGAAGAAGGTTTTCTGAAAGCGACAAGTGTTATTCCAGTTGGTGGAGATTTGATTACAAATGATCTATCTAAGGTTTTGCATACTTCGACAGAAGATGCGGAAGCAATTAAAATAAAGCATGGACATGCTTTTTACGATCAGGCTTCTGAGGATGAATTCTTTAGTGTTCCGATTATCGGAAGTGATCAGCATCAACAATTTAATCAGTTATATGTTTCAGAAATCATTGAAGCCAGAATGGAAGAAATTTTTGAATTGATTGCGAAGGAGCTAAAACGATTAGGTGTGACAGATTTACCGGGAGGCTTTGTTTTAACCGGCGGAACGGCCAAAATGCAAGGTGTTTTGGAGCTCGCTCAAGACATCTTCAACAATCCAGTCCGCATAGCTGTTCCCGACTATATTGGTGTAAGAGAACCTCAATACACTACAGCGGTTGGCTTAATCAAATATGCCTATAAAAATGCAAGACTACCAGGAGGCTTTGTAAGCAGCACATCTACAACTATTTCTGAGCCAATCGAAAAGAAAGTGCCAAAACAACAGCAACCGAAAGCAAAAGTAGAAAAACATCCAGAAGAAAAAATGTCATCAAAAGTGAAAAAATTCTTAGGTTACTTTTTCGAGTAG
- the ftsZ gene encoding cell division protein FtsZ, with protein MLEFDTNLDSLATIKVIGVGGGGNNAVNRMIEHGVQGVEFIAVNTDAQALNLSKAEIKMQIGAKLTRGLGAGANPEVGKKAAEESKEQIEEALRGADMVFVTAGMGGGTGTGAAPVIAQIARQLGALTVGVVTRPFTFEGKKRSTQASGGIGAMKEAVDTLIVIPNDRLLEIVDKSTPMLEAFREADNVLRQGVQGISDLIATPGLINLDFADVKTIMSNKGSALMGIGVASGENRAAEAAKKAINSPLLETSIDGAQGVLMNITGGTNLSLYEVQEAADIVATATDQEVNMIFGSVINENLKDEIIVTVIATGFNEEAIQPKAQRPSFGQNKPTMGTVKREQKREEAPQEPVRSNNSMVQEETLDIPTFLRNRNRRR; from the coding sequence ATGTTGGAATTTGATACAAATTTAGATTCTCTTGCAACAATAAAAGTAATCGGTGTAGGCGGCGGCGGTAACAATGCTGTGAACCGAATGATAGAACATGGTGTCCAGGGCGTTGAATTTATTGCTGTGAACACAGATGCACAGGCCCTTAACCTTTCAAAAGCAGAAATAAAAATGCAAATTGGTGCGAAGCTGACACGTGGCTTAGGCGCAGGTGCGAATCCAGAAGTCGGCAAAAAAGCCGCAGAAGAAAGTAAAGAACAAATCGAAGAGGCACTAAGAGGTGCTGACATGGTTTTTGTTACTGCAGGAATGGGTGGCGGTACAGGTACTGGTGCTGCACCTGTTATCGCACAAATTGCCCGTCAATTAGGCGCTTTAACTGTAGGTGTTGTGACTCGTCCGTTCACTTTTGAAGGCAAAAAGCGCTCAACACAAGCTTCCGGCGGTATCGGTGCTATGAAAGAAGCGGTTGATACATTGATTGTCATTCCTAATGACCGACTTCTTGAAATCGTTGATAAAAGCACACCAATGCTTGAAGCATTCCGTGAAGCGGATAATGTTCTTAGACAAGGGGTCCAAGGGATTTCCGATTTGATTGCGACTCCGGGCCTTATCAATTTGGACTTTGCGGATGTTAAAACCATTATGTCCAACAAAGGGTCTGCATTAATGGGAATTGGTGTTGCTTCAGGTGAAAACCGTGCTGCAGAAGCTGCCAAGAAGGCTATCAATTCACCACTTCTAGAAACTTCCATTGATGGAGCTCAAGGCGTACTAATGAACATTACAGGCGGAACTAACTTGAGCTTGTATGAAGTTCAAGAAGCCGCTGATATTGTTGCTACTGCAACTGATCAAGAAGTAAACATGATTTTCGGTTCTGTCATCAATGAAAATTTAAAAGATGAAATTATTGTTACTGTTATTGCGACTGGGTTTAACGAAGAAGCCATCCAACCAAAGGCTCAACGTCCATCCTTCGGTCAGAATAAACCTACGATGGGCACTGTTAAGAGAGAGCAAAAGCGTGAAGAGGCACCGCAAGAGCCTGTACGCAGCAACAACAGTATGGTTCAAGAGGAAACACTTGATATACCTACCTTCTTACGTAACCGTAATCGTAGAAGATAA
- the spoIIGA gene encoding sigma-E processing peptidase SpoIIGA, producing MVVYLDVIWLLNLLFDSLLLYLSAIFLKRKVKLWRIAAGGFVGSLIILLAFTPLNVYSNHPIAKLACSVIMILVTFGYKRLSFFIKALMTLYVSTFLIGGALIGVHYFIQYDTQLTVNVLDTMVKGFGDPITWLFVLIGFPAAWHFSKKNIEAMEMTKIQFEQIVDVKVTIHNEHFCFKGLVDSGNQLYDPLSKLPVMFVSVKKQFDILPDTLKKLASDPEAFIIGGDELPIEWNSRLRIVPCRVVGQEHQLIAAIKPDSILIEQDGTVYICEKGLVSFTIQQLSADDAFQCIVHPKMMTGPKQQDESIRVS from the coding sequence TTGGTCGTTTATTTGGATGTCATTTGGCTTTTAAATTTATTATTTGACAGCCTTCTTCTTTATTTATCAGCCATTTTTCTAAAAAGAAAGGTAAAGCTATGGCGTATTGCAGCTGGAGGATTTGTTGGGTCTCTAATTATTTTATTAGCATTTACGCCATTAAATGTCTATTCGAACCATCCAATTGCTAAACTTGCGTGTTCTGTCATTATGATCCTCGTAACTTTTGGCTATAAGCGGCTGTCTTTTTTTATTAAGGCATTAATGACTCTTTATGTTTCAACTTTTTTAATTGGTGGTGCATTGATTGGTGTTCATTATTTTATACAATATGACACCCAATTGACAGTGAATGTCCTTGATACAATGGTAAAGGGATTTGGTGATCCCATCACATGGCTTTTCGTTTTAATTGGTTTTCCGGCAGCTTGGCATTTTTCAAAGAAAAATATTGAAGCAATGGAAATGACAAAAATCCAATTTGAGCAAATCGTAGATGTAAAAGTGACGATTCATAATGAGCATTTTTGTTTTAAGGGGCTGGTAGATAGCGGGAACCAGCTATATGATCCGTTATCAAAGCTTCCCGTTATGTTTGTCTCTGTAAAAAAACAATTTGATATATTACCAGATACGTTAAAAAAACTGGCATCCGATCCAGAAGCTTTTATCATAGGAGGAGATGAACTTCCAATTGAGTGGAATAGCAGATTGAGAATTGTTCCGTGCCGTGTGGTCGGACAAGAGCATCAGCTGATAGCAGCCATCAAACCCGACAGCATCCTGATTGAGCAAGATGGGACTGTGTATATTTGCGAAAAAGGTCTTGTCTCATTTACAATCCAGCAGCTTTCTGCTGACGATGCTTTCCAGTGTATTGTCCATCCAAAGATGATGACAGGGCCAAAACAGCAGGATGAATCGATAAGAGTAAGCTAA
- the sigE gene encoding RNA polymerase sporulation sigma factor SigE gives MKKWKLRLSYYWYKILIKLGLKTDEVYYIGGSEALPPPLSKDEEEMLLKKLPAGDKAARSILIERNLRLVVYIARKFENTGINIEDLISIGTIGLIKAVNTFNPEKKIKLATYASRCIENEILMYLRRNNKIRSEVSFDEPLNIDWDGNELLLSDVLGTEDDIITKDLEANVDRKLLTKALHQLTDREKQIMELRFGLTNGEEKTQKDVADMLGISQSYISRLEKRIIKRLRKEFNKMV, from the coding sequence ATGAAAAAGTGGAAACTTCGCTTATCCTACTATTGGTACAAAATTCTTATAAAACTTGGTCTAAAAACAGATGAAGTATACTATATTGGCGGAAGCGAAGCGCTGCCTCCTCCTTTAAGTAAAGATGAAGAGGAAATGCTGCTTAAGAAGCTTCCTGCGGGAGATAAAGCCGCACGTTCGATATTAATAGAAAGGAACTTAAGGCTCGTTGTATACATTGCCAGAAAATTTGAAAATACAGGAATTAATATTGAAGATTTAATTAGTATCGGAACAATTGGTTTAATTAAAGCAGTCAATACCTTTAACCCTGAAAAAAAGATCAAACTGGCTACATACGCATCCAGATGTATTGAAAATGAAATTCTCATGTACTTAAGACGGAATAATAAAATTCGCTCAGAGGTATCATTCGATGAACCACTAAATATTGATTGGGATGGGAATGAGCTTCTCTTATCAGATGTGCTAGGAACAGAGGATGATATTATTACAAAAGATCTTGAAGCAAATGTTGATCGCAAGCTGCTGACTAAGGCGCTTCATCAGTTGACAGATCGCGAAAAACAAATCATGGAGCTTCGTTTTGGTTTAACGAACGGAGAAGAGAAGACACAAAAAGATGTTGCGGATATGCTTGGCATTTCACAGTCTTATATCTCTCGTTTGGAAAAAAGAATCATTAAAAGGTTAAGAAAAGAATTTAATAAAATGGTTTAA
- the sigG gene encoding RNA polymerase sporulation sigma factor SigG, which yields MTRNKVEICGVDTSKLPVLKNEEMRILFKQMQEGDITAREKLVNGNLRLVLSVIQRFNNRGEFVDDLFQVGCIGLMKSIDNFDLGQNVKFSTYAVPMIIGEIRRYLRDNNPIRVSRSLRDIAYKALQVRERLMSETSREPTAEEIAKVLEVPHEEIVFALDAIQDPVSLFEPIYNDGGDPIYVMDQLSDEKNKDIHWIEEIALKEGMRRLNEREKLILRKRFFQGKTQMEVADEIGISQAQVSRLEKAAIRQMNKNIQS from the coding sequence TTGACTCGAAATAAAGTTGAAATTTGCGGTGTAGATACATCAAAACTTCCTGTGTTAAAAAACGAAGAAATGAGAATACTCTTCAAGCAAATGCAAGAGGGCGATATAACTGCCCGCGAAAAGCTCGTCAACGGTAATTTACGCCTTGTATTAAGTGTGATTCAGCGCTTTAACAATCGCGGAGAATTTGTAGACGACCTGTTTCAGGTGGGCTGTATTGGACTTATGAAATCGATTGATAACTTCGATTTAGGCCAAAACGTCAAGTTTTCCACTTATGCCGTACCAATGATTATTGGAGAAATTCGCAGGTACCTACGGGACAATAACCCGATACGCGTATCACGATCGCTAAGAGATATTGCGTATAAGGCACTTCAGGTCAGAGAGAGATTGATGAGTGAAACCTCACGTGAACCGACTGCTGAAGAAATAGCCAAGGTTTTAGAAGTGCCTCATGAGGAAATTGTTTTTGCTTTGGATGCCATTCAAGACCCGGTTTCTTTATTCGAACCGATATACAATGATGGCGGTGATCCAATTTATGTTATGGATCAGCTAAGTGATGAAAAAAATAAGGATATTCATTGGATTGAAGAGATTGCCTTAAAAGAAGGCATGAGACGTTTAAATGAACGTGAAAAATTAATCTTAAGAAAGCGGTTTTTTCAAGGGAAGACCCAAATGGAGGTTGCGGATGAAATTGGGATTTCTCAGGCGCAAGTTTCCAGGCTAGAAAAAGCGGCAATCAGACAAATGAATAAAAATATTCAAAGCTAA
- a CDS encoding YlmC/YmxH family sporulation protein yields the protein MLKISEFQIKDVVNVSDGKRLGNIGDIEINLSTGKIEAVVIAGNGRVLGFFGKDEEIVIPWKNIIKIGQDVILVRYRSSTEKTSEESEV from the coding sequence ATGTTAAAAATTTCAGAATTTCAAATAAAAGATGTGGTAAATGTTTCTGATGGAAAAAGGCTGGGGAATATTGGGGACATCGAAATTAACTTATCAACCGGTAAAATCGAGGCAGTTGTTATTGCTGGGAATGGCCGAGTATTGGGTTTTTTTGGAAAAGATGAAGAAATTGTAATACCGTGGAAGAATATCATAAAAATTGGTCAAGATGTCATTTTGGTAAGGTATAGAAGCAGTACTGAAAAAACGTCTGAAGAGAGTGAAGTATGA
- the pgeF gene encoding peptidoglycan editing factor PgeF, with translation MEPFALTNESFLTIENWMKAYSGLVAGMSTKLGGKSKGSFESLNLGFHVADHGEDVFHNRETLADLLEFPLASWVGAEQIHDVHIRKVTKADRGKGSDAYDHAFKATDGFYTNEEGILLTLCFADCIPLFFLAPKARMIGTAHAGWKGTVGQIGKQMVDAWINEGIKPEEILVAIGPSICEKCYIVDDRVINLVENILEDVDRKPYNQIRDGQYSLDLKLLNKLVLLKAGVLDENIIMTQYCSSCDHELFFSHRRDNGSTGRMLSFIGWKEI, from the coding sequence ATGGAACCTTTTGCATTAACAAATGAATCTTTTCTAACAATTGAAAACTGGATGAAGGCGTATTCCGGATTAGTAGCCGGAATGTCAACAAAACTTGGTGGCAAGAGTAAAGGCAGCTTTGAAAGTCTAAATCTCGGGTTTCATGTTGCTGATCATGGGGAAGATGTTTTTCACAATAGGGAAACGCTTGCTGATTTGCTTGAATTCCCTTTAGCTAGCTGGGTTGGTGCCGAGCAAATACATGATGTTCATATAAGAAAGGTTACGAAAGCAGATAGAGGAAAGGGATCCGATGCATACGACCATGCTTTTAAAGCAACAGATGGTTTTTATACGAATGAAGAGGGGATTTTATTGACACTTTGCTTTGCAGATTGTATCCCTCTTTTTTTCCTTGCACCAAAAGCAAGAATGATCGGCACGGCACATGCCGGCTGGAAAGGAACAGTCGGGCAAATTGGCAAACAGATGGTCGATGCCTGGATAAATGAAGGAATAAAGCCTGAGGAAATTCTAGTGGCAATTGGTCCTTCTATCTGCGAAAAATGTTATATCGTGGATGATCGTGTCATTAACTTAGTAGAAAATATACTAGAAGATGTCGATAGAAAACCATATAATCAAATTAGAGATGGTCAGTATTCATTGGATTTAAAGTTGTTAAATAAACTGGTCCTTTTGAAAGCTGGTGTATTGGATGAAAATATCATCATGACGCAATATTGCTCCAGCTGTGATCATGAATTGTTTTTCTCACACCGCCGCGATAACGGTAGCACTGGCAGAATGTTAAGTTTTATTGGTTGGAAGGAGATTTAG
- a CDS encoding YggS family pyridoxal phosphate-dependent enzyme — MNVKEKLERIQQQINNACLNVHRNPEDVKLIAVTKYVSVERAQEALNSGIHDLGENRDEELLKKWEVLQDKPVWHFIGTLQSRKVKNVIDKVEYIHSLDRLSLAEEINKRADRIIKCLVQVNVSGEESKHGLTPEEAIEFIKKLEGFPNINVAGLMTMAPLTDDEQLLRSCFRRLRELRDQVQALHYQYAPCTELSMGMSNDFILAIEEGATMVRIGTALVGEDG; from the coding sequence ATGAATGTAAAAGAAAAACTTGAACGAATTCAACAGCAAATAAATAATGCGTGTTTAAATGTTCATCGGAATCCTGAAGATGTGAAATTAATTGCAGTAACAAAATATGTGAGTGTTGAAAGAGCCCAGGAAGCACTGAATTCCGGCATACATGATTTAGGCGAAAATCGGGATGAAGAGCTTTTGAAGAAATGGGAGGTTTTACAGGACAAGCCTGTTTGGCACTTTATTGGAACACTCCAATCGCGAAAGGTAAAAAATGTTATTGATAAAGTTGAATATATTCATTCATTAGACCGACTATCACTGGCAGAAGAAATTAATAAGCGTGCTGATCGTATCATAAAATGCCTTGTTCAGGTAAATGTTTCTGGTGAAGAATCGAAACATGGTCTGACACCGGAAGAAGCAATTGAATTTATTAAGAAATTAGAGGGATTTCCAAACATAAATGTTGCAGGATTAATGACGATGGCTCCATTAACAGATGATGAACAGTTGCTGCGCAGCTGCTTTCGCAGGTTAAGAGAGCTCCGTGACCAAGTACAAGCACTTCATTATCAATATGCCCCGTGTACTGAGTTATCAATGGGAATGTCCAATGACTTTATCCTTGCAATTGAAGAAGGAGCAACCATGGTAAGAATAGGAACAGCACTTGTCGGCGAAGATGGTTAG
- a CDS encoding cell division protein SepF, with protein MTIKSKLKNFFFLDDDDSEDKEIQADAQEPMKPKKQPVKNQNVVSLQSVQKNSNIQKSSKVILVEPRTYSEATEIADQLKNRRAVVVNLQRIDPEQGRQIIDFLSGAVYVISGDIQKIGSGIFLCTPENVEVSGNISSLLSEHENPNMRW; from the coding sequence ATGACTATTAAATCAAAGTTGAAAAATTTTTTCTTTTTAGATGATGATGATAGCGAAGACAAAGAAATACAAGCAGATGCGCAAGAGCCAATGAAACCCAAAAAACAGCCGGTCAAAAACCAGAATGTTGTAAGTTTGCAAAGTGTACAAAAGAATTCCAATATCCAAAAGTCTTCCAAAGTAATATTGGTGGAGCCTCGTACCTATTCGGAAGCAACTGAAATTGCCGATCAGCTTAAGAACCGGCGTGCAGTTGTAGTGAATCTTCAGCGGATCGATCCCGAACAAGGAAGACAGATTATTGATTTCTTAAGCGGAGCTGTGTATGTCATTAGCGGAGATATTCAAAAGATCGGCTCAGGCATTTTTTTATGTACTCCTGAAAATGTAGAAGTATCGGGAAATATTTCGAGCCTTTTGTCCGAACACGAAAATCCAAATATGAGGTGGTAA
- a CDS encoding YggT family protein, translated as MAYVIWFLQNIIQLYSWALIIYILMSWFPNARENFIGRFLSRICEPFLEPFRRIIPPIGMIDISPIVAFLVLNFASQGLYRISSWI; from the coding sequence ATGGCTTATGTTATATGGTTTTTACAAAATATTATTCAACTTTATTCATGGGCATTAATTATTTATATATTAATGTCATGGTTCCCTAATGCACGAGAAAATTTCATAGGACGATTTTTATCAAGAATTTGCGAACCGTTTTTGGAGCCATTTAGAAGGATTATTCCGCCTATCGGAATGATAGATATTTCACCCATTGTGGCATTTCTTGTGTTAAACTTTGCTTCACAGGGGCTTTACCGGATTTCAAGCTGGATTTAA